The following nucleotide sequence is from Chloroflexota bacterium.
GGCTCAGACTATATCTTGCCAGAATGGATTAATCAATTAACCCAGTTAGAAATAATCTTTATTGGCTATAACATTCAGCCCGCTCAAATATCATGGATCGAAGGCTGGCTAGCACTACCGAAATTACGTAAAATCGATATTCATATCCAATCAGAATTGTTTGATCCTGAACTACGCCAACGTTTTGAGCAACGTGGCGTGGAAGTCGATCTTAGCTAAATTAACTATATGCCGAGGGTGAATCAACACAGCAACAACAATCCACAGCCCACATATTAGGGGTGCAGGGGATGAAAACCCCTGCGTCTCCCGCCTTGAGGCGGGATGGAAGGGTGGTGATCATGATAAGCCATGAAAGATGACTTAAAAATCCTACTATTCGCGATTTAACAATTTTGACGTATGATAGCCCGTGATCGCTCTGCACAGAAAGGATACGACGATGCAGGTCAATCCAGGGATTTTCAAAGCCTATGATATTCGCGGGATTTACCCCAGCGAACTCAACGAAGATGTAGCATTTTTGATTGGACGCGCTTTCGCCTCATTTTTGCAAGCTGAAACGGTGGTCGTTGGCCGCGATATGCGTACATCAGGCCCATCGATTTTCGATGCAGTGACGCGGGGTTTGATGCACCAAGGCGCTGATGTGATCAACATCGGCATGGTTAGCACCGATCAATATTATTTTGCTTGTACCAAATTGGGCCTACCAGGCATGATGGTGACGGCCTCGCACAACCCCAAACAATACAATGGCTTCAAAATGGTCAAAAAGATGCCGCAGTTGCTCTCAGGCGATGCTGGCATTCAAGATTTGCGCAAATTGGTCGAGAGCGAAGCCTTTGCTGAGCCAACTCGTCAAGGCAGCATGAGCGAGCTTGACCTGAGCGAAGAATTTATCGAATCGGTCTTGCAATTGATCGATGTAGCCAGCCTCAAGCCGCTCAAAGTGATTGCCGACACTGGTAATGGCATGGTCGGACCAATTCTCCAACGGGTCTACGAACGCTTGCCTGTCGAATTGATTGGGCTGTATCTTGATCCCGATGGCACCTTGCCCAACCACGGGCTTGACCCATTGCAACCAGAAAATCGCGCCGAACTCGAAGCTCGCGTGGTCAGCGAAAACGCCGATGTGGG
It contains:
- a CDS encoding phosphomannomutase/phosphoglucomutase, with translation MQVNPGIFKAYDIRGIYPSELNEDVAFLIGRAFASFLQAETVVVGRDMRTSGPSIFDAVTRGLMHQGADVINIGMVSTDQYYFACTKLGLPGMMVTASHNPKQYNGFKMVKKMPQLLSGDAGIQDLRKLVESEAFAEPTRQGSMSELDLSEEFIESVLQLIDVASLKPLKVIADTGNGMVGPILQRVYERLPVELIGLYLDPDGTLPNHGLDPLQPENRAELEARVVSENADVGFAFDGDGDRFFAIDNRGQFISGDFMTALMGQYFLEKHPGAKILYDVRASWAVPELIGAAGGVPLMERVGHAFIKARMSNEGAIFAGEVTGHYYFGDFNYADSGVIPSLIILEMLSKKGKTLSELLAPLEATYFISGEINTKVADVKAVLATLAEKYSDAEQHTMDGLSVNYPDWHFNVRGSNTEPLLRLNLEARSKELMEAKRDEVLAIIQG